From the genome of Leguminivora glycinivorella isolate SPB_JAAS2020 chromosome Z, LegGlyc_1.1, whole genome shotgun sequence, one region includes:
- the LOC125240976 gene encoding RNA-binding protein 45-like: MEHRRKHGRGDDGSEDYPTYSRLFIVCEKRLSEDDFRQAFSKFGTIEDIRMPRDHNTGDPKGIVYIKFNKTSEAAQALEEMNFKVLPNASRPLKVMVAANRSEIESDDQDHEKYKRLFLNIPKTSNEDVLQEDFGQYGEIESINIQRDRASGDSKGFAYVKFRKFSEAATAFEKCDKKYRAIFAMPKGHHRRHETAFESNISSLARSSSNMRNSLVSMMNVRPDGYTSISFMCCPYLTQLHVERFFDIVPGMVKCQYFVDLVRNFGKGTVQYSNPVSAAYAVEKLNKFEYPPGLKIFVKPDNSKFEPHEQSFNNIPDAVTNLKNVMAATAKSTSPDLAQLAEAIAEASKLVKMATGGVSNQSIPDSTDLNYCSVKLPPMKDLADIDSKVAKRCFLICKPQPPPLTVLRDIFCRFGDLINVYTLPNKTVGFARYASVEAANEAIKTLHGAEVCGVRMKVLPAEEKPDDDESSTKRTRYDY; the protein is encoded by the coding sequence ATGGAACACCGGCGGAAACATGGACGAGGCGACGACGGGTCAGAAGATTATCCAACGTACTCCAGATTGTTCATAGTATGCGAAAAACGATTGAGTGAAGATGATTTTAGACAAGCtttctcaaaatttgggacCATTGAAGATATCAGAATGCCCCGCGACCATAACACTGGAGATCCCAAAGGTATCGTctacattaaatttaataaaacttCAGAAGCGGCTCAAGCCCTGGAAGAAATGAATTTCAAAGTTCTGCCGAATGCGAGCCGCCCGTTAAAAGTTATGGTCGCCGCAAACCGCTCAGAGATTGAATCTGACGACCAAGACCACGAAAAATATAAGAGACTGTTCTTAAACATACCTAAAACTTCCAATGAAGATGTCTTGCAGGAAGACTTTGGTCAGTATGGTGAAATCGAGTCAATAAACATTCAGCGAGATAGAGCCAGTGGGGACTCCAAGGGGTTTGCTTATGTTAAGTTCAGAAAATTTTCTGAAGCAGCCACAGCATTTGAGAAATGTGACAAGAAGTACAGAGCCATCTTTGCTATGCCTAAGGGGCACCATAGACGGCATGAGACAGCATTTGAATCTAACATTAGTTCTCTAGCTCGGTCGTCGTCTAACATGAGAAATTCATTAGTCTCTATGATGAATGTGCGGCCGGATGGTTATACTAGCATTAGCTTTATGTGCTGCCCGTACCTCACACAGCTGCATGTAGAGAGATTCTTTGACATAGTCCCAGGCATGGTAAAGTGCCAGTACTTTGTGGATTTGGTCAGAAACTTTGGCAAAGGAACAGTACAATATTCAAACCCTGTGTCTGCAGCTTATGCAGTTGAAAAACTGAACAAGTTTGAATATCCTCCAGGCTTAAAGATATTTGTTAAACCGGACAATTCAAAGTTTGAACCCCATGAACAAAGCTTTAACAATATACCTGATGCTGTAACTAATCTGAAAAATGTTATGGCTGCCACAGCAAAGTCAACTTCCCCAGACTTAGCGCAATTGGCTGAAGCCATCGCAGAAGCTTCTAAGTTGGTCAAAATGGCTACAGGGGGTGTGTCAAATCAAAGTATCCCAGACAGCACAGATTTAAATTATTGTAGTGTTAAACTGCCTCCTATGAAAGATTTGGCCGACATTGACAGCAAAGTAGCTAAAAGATGCTTTTTGATTTGCAAACCTCAACCTCCACCTTTGACCGTATTGCGTGACATATTTTGTCGTTTTGGCGACCTTATTAATGTGTACACATTGCCAAACAAGACTGTTGGGTTTGCTCGGTATGCATCTGTTGAAGCAGCAAATGAGGCGATCAAGACTTTGCATGGAGCGGAGGTGTGTGGAGTTCGTATGAAAGTGTTGCCTGCAGAAGAAAAACCAGATGATGATGAGAGTTCTACTAAAAGGACTAGATATGACTATTAA